One window of the Rosa rugosa chromosome 3, drRosRugo1.1, whole genome shotgun sequence genome contains the following:
- the LOC133739790 gene encoding uncharacterized protein LOC133739790 gives MGSGVSRQVERRKALTVERRKLFDLHQSCGEDFPACAFRPSDRKNWMDDLHPEKLQICKIVWPGTHDSATDRIGIPLVTRPFAQCQTLSVYRQLVLGCRVLDIRVQKDRRVCHGILVSYNVDVVINDIKKFLSETHSEIIILEVRTEYGHDDPPEFDKYLVDHLGQFLIHQNDNVFHKTISEVLPKRIICIWKPRNSPNPKSGSPLWNSGHLKDDWINTDLPSTKFESNLKYLSEQPPVSSRNFFYRVENTVTPRPDNPVVCVGPVTKRIHEFARLFITQCFSRGIADRLQIFSTDYIDEDFVDACVALTYARAEGKA, from the coding sequence ATGGGATCTGGGGTCTCCAGACAGGTAGAAAGGCGCAAGGCACTCACAGTGGAGAGGAGAAAGTTATTTGATCTTCATCAAAGCTGTGGCGAAGACTTTCCAGCTTGTGCATTCAGGCCTTCAGATAGAAAAAACTGGATGGATGACCTCCATCCTGAGAAACTTCAGATATGCAAGATTGTTTGGCCCGGAACTCATGATTCTGCAACAGATAGGATTGGAATCCCATTGGTCACCAGGCCTTTTGCACAATGCCAAACTCTATCTGTCTATCGCCAGCTTGTGCTAGGCTGCAGGGTTCTTGACATTCGAGTTCAGAAGGATCGCCGAGTCTGTCATGGGATTCTTGTCTCGTATAACGTTGATGTTGTGATCAATGATATAAAGAAGTTCCTGTCTGAAACACATTCAGAGATCATAATCCTTGAAGTCCGTACTGAGTATGGACATGACGACCCTCCTGAATTCGACAAATATTTGGTAGATCACCTCGGACAATTCCTGATCCACCAGAATGACAATGTGTTTCACAAGACTATTTCGGAAGTGTTGCCAAAGAGAATAATATGCATATGGAAGCCAAGGAATTCACCTAACCCCAAAAGTGGGAGCCCTCTGTGGAATTCTGGTCATTTGAAGGATGATTGGATTAACACGGATCTGCCATCAACCAAGTTCGAAAGCAACCTCAAGTATTTGAGTGAGCAGCCACCAGTTTCCTCaaggaattttttttacagGGTGGAGAACACAGTGACACCGCGGCCTGATAACCCTGTTGTTTGTGTAGGGCCTGTGACAAAGCGGATTCATGAATTTGCAAGATTGTTCATAACTCAGTGCTTCTCTCGAGGCATTGCAGATAGGTTGCAAATCTTCTCCACAGATTATATAGACGAGGATTTTGTTGATGCCTGTGTTGCACTTACATATGCAAGAGCTGAAGGGAAAGCTTGA
- the LOC133738738 gene encoding uncharacterized protein LOC133738738, with protein sequence MAYGRRNQTSALLEGFSLNPLPYPVLIIFAVLSVFLGFSWYSSYESAVEEAESQFNWVLLVTPIVLLLIVQWLSSMEPDWLFAMSPWEQRRRTHNRPSEGSSPWGVAAVIVLLLVLLQFQSIFRDSWLI encoded by the coding sequence ATGGCCTatggaagaagaaaccaaaccTCTGCACTCTTAGAAGGGTTCTCCCTAAACCCTCTACCCTACCCAGTTCTCATAATCTTTGCAGTACTCTCAGTCTTTCTGGGCTTCTCATGGTACTCCTCCTACGAGTCAGCTGTGGAAGAAGCTGAATCACAGTTCAACTGGGTCCTTTTGGTCACACCAATAGTCCTACTTCTCATTGTTCAGTGGCTCTCATCTATGGAGCCGGATTGGCTCTTTGCCATGTCACCCTGGGAACAACGTCGTAGAACCCACAACCGTCCGTCGGAGGGGAGCTCACCGTGGGGTGTTGCTGCTGTCATTGTGCTCTTGCTCGTTCTGCTGCAGTTTCAGTCCATTTTCCGAGATAGCTGGCTTATATAA
- the LOC133740212 gene encoding triosephosphate isomerase, chloroplastic gives MAVASTSLASQLSGPKSLSQSYSGLRRSCPKLDHSHSPRSLFQHLHSHLSLSSSRKASRAVVAMAGTGKFFVGGNWKCNGTKDSISKLVSDLNSAKLEPDVDVVVAPPFLYLDQVKSSLTDRIEISGQNSWVGKGGAFTGEISVEQLKDIGCKWVILGHSERRHVIGEDDQFIGKKAAYALNEGLGVIACIGEKLEEREAGKTFDVCFQQLKAFADAVPSWENIVVAYEPVWAIGTGKVASPQQAQEVHVAVRDWLKKNVSAEVASKTRIIYGGSVNGGNSAELAKEEDIDGFLVGGASLKGPEFATIVNAVTSKKVAA, from the exons ATGGCGGTGGCCTCCACATCTCTCGCCTCCCAACTCTCCGGCCCTAAATCTCTCTCCCAGTCCTACTCCGGCCTCCGACGATCGTGCCCCAAACTCGACCATTCCCACTCCCCTCGGTCCCTCTTCCAACACCTCCACTCCCACCTCAGCCTCTCCTCCTCCCGCAAGGCCTCCAGAGCCGTCGTCGCCATGGCCGGCACCGGAAAG TTTTTTGTTGGTGGAAACTGGAAGtgt AATGGCACAAAAGACTCAATCAGCAAGCTAGTGTCAGACTTAAACAGCGCAAAATTGGAACCTGATGTTG ATGTTGTTGTAGCACCACCATTTCTTTACTTGGATCAGGTGAAGAGCTCACTAACAGATCGCATTGAGATATCTGGTCAAAATTCTTGGGTTGGAAAAGGTGGGGCTTTCACTGGGGAAATCAG TGTGGAACAATTGAAGGATATTGGCTGCAAATGGGTTATTCTTGGGCACTCTGAGCGGAGACATGTAATTGGTGAAGATGATCAG TTTATAGGAAAGAAAGCTGCCTATGCCTTGAATGAGGGTCTGGGAGTAATTGCTTGCATTGGTGAGAAGTTAGAAGAAAGGGAAGCCGGGAAAACTTTTGACGTCTGTTTCCAGCAACTGAAGGCTTTTGCAG ATGCTGTACCTAGTTGGGAAAATATAGTTGTTGCTTACGAGCCTGTATGGGCCATTGGAACCGGTAAGGTGGCCAGTCCACAACAAGCTCAGGAAGTACATGTAGCAGTTCGTGATTGGCTCAAAAAGAATGTGTCAGCAGAAGTTGCATCTAAAACCAGAATTATTTATGGAG GATCTGTAAACGGAGGCAATTCTGCTGAGCTTGCAAAGGAGGAAGATATTGATGGGTTTCTAGTTGGTGGTGCTTCCTTGAAG GGGCCTGAATTTGCTACCATTGTTAATGCTGTAACATCCAAGAAAGTTGCTGCTTGA
- the LOC133738262 gene encoding putative F-box protein At3g16210 yields MVNKSRKSNPVFISEEILIEILLRLPVKSLIRFKCVSKSWRDVIRSSSFIGNHLSRNMARYSNRYLIANYPVDPSTVEPDLCQYNLYSSETFERCLKLEHPLWTTIGRFEQCLRLKCSLSTASRCVIYGSSNGLLCISDSDVVTQSPICIWNPSIRKFRILPQPTLYHLDHYCFDTVLSFGFHPVLKDYKVVMLQCFDVVEEGDLDVKIALGVQVYTFSTNSWKMNEVMRLDWDWKPCAKCAVLNGVSYWLAEEVSAEASVFRILSFDTGNEEFEHFRVPETIANVDGGLYIEVYNDSICLLEVDYCSCEDDDGGHIYVWLLREQSFILLQTIVLPSSGTCIPLGFTMDNQLLVEVLEDDDDRYQLALFVPESKQLNRTPILLPVHTRSQVHTYIESLVLLDDERVINCLDSREYCEGLYP; encoded by the coding sequence ATGGTAAACAAAAGCAGGAAGAGCAATCCTGTTTTCATTTCTGAAGAAATCTTGATTGAAATCCTGCTTAGGCTACCGGTGAAGTCCCTCATTCGGTTTAAGTGTGTGTCCAAGTCCTGGCGTGATGTGATTCGCAGCTCGAGTTTTATTGGCAACCATCTTAGTAGGAACATGGCAAGATATTCCAATAGGTATCTGATTGCTAATTACCCAGTTGACCCTTCGACAGTTGAACCAGATCTTTGCCAGTACAATCTTTATTCTAGTGAAACATTTGAGCGGTGCTTGAAGTTGGAACACCCCTTGTGGACCACAATAGGTAGATTCGAGCAGTGCTTGAGGTTGAAATGCTCCTTGTCGACTGCATCGCGTTGTGTGATATATGGTTCGAGTAATGGGTTGCTTTGTATTTCGGATTCAGACGTGGTGACGCAGAGTCCTATATGTATATGGAATCCGTCGATCAGGAAGTTCAGGATTCTTCCACAACCGACATTGTATCATTTGGATCATTATTGTTTCGACACTGTTCTCTCATTTGGGTTCCATCCGGTGCTTAAGGACTACAAGGTGGTAATGCTGCAGTGTTTTGATGTTGTCGAGGAGGGTGATCTGGATGTGAAGATTGCTTTGGGAGTGCAGGTTTATACTTTCAGTACAAACTCTTGGAAGATGAACGAGGTAATGCGGTTAGACTGGGATTGGAAACCCTGTGCTAAATGTGCAGTTTTGAATGGGGTATCATATTGGCTAGCTGAGGAAGTTAGCGCTGAAGCATCTGTATTTAGAATTTTGTCATTTGATACGGGTAATGAAGAATTTGAACACTTTAGGGTGCCAGAGACTATTGCCAATGTGGATGGTGGCTTATATATTGAAGTGTACAATGATTCAATTTGCTTGCTAGAAGTGGATTATTGTTCATGCGAAGATGATGACGGAGGACATATATATGTATGGCTTCTGCGAGAACAGTCTTTCATCTTGTTGCAAACTATTGTTCTTCCGAGTTCGGGTACCTGTATCCCCTTGGGATTTACTATGGATAATCAACTCCTTGTGGAAGTTCTTGAGGATGATGATGACAGATATCAGCTGGCTTTATTTGTCCCTGAATCCAAGCAGCTTAATAGAACTCCAATCTTGTTGCCTGTGCATACCCGCAGTCAAGTGCACACTTACATTGAAAGTTTGGTTTTACTCGACGATGAAAGGGTAATTAATTGTTTAGATTCTAGAGAATATTGTGAGGGTTTGTATCCCTAG
- the LOC133736099 gene encoding pathogenesis-related leaf protein 6-like, whose protein sequence is MGFSKLFFGVCCLAVIIIFHVSQATVINNPNQGFIDEQNNNPNQGFIDEHNKARAEVGVGPITWNNTVAMYAQKYADSKIETCEMEHSGGPYGENLAEGYGEMTGAQAVKFWVTEKPNYDRASNKCVNDECLHYTQVVWRDSVRLGCARAKCKNGWVFVICNYDPPGNYIGERPY, encoded by the coding sequence ATGGGGTTTAGCAAGCTTTTCTTTGGTGTATGCTGCTTAGCAGTAATCATTATATTTCATGTCTCTCAAGCTACAGTAATTAACAATCCCAACCAAGGCTTCATTGATGAACAGAACAACAATCCCAACCAAGGCTTCATTGATGAACACAACAAAGCTCGAGCAGAGGTCGGTGTTGGTCCAATCACATGGAACAACACAGTAGCAATGTACGCACAAAAGTATGCCGATTCAAAAATTGAGACCTGCGAAATGGAGCATTCTGGAGGACCCTATGGCGAGAACTTGGCTGAAGGTTATGGTGAAATGACGGGTGCGCAAGCTGTGAAGTTTTGGGTGACAGAGAAGCCTAACTATGACCGTGCCTCTAACAAATGTGTTAATGATGAATGTTTGCATTATACACAAGTGGTTTGGCGCGATTCTGTTCGTCTTGGTTGTGCTAGGGCCAAGTGTAAAAATGGGTGGGTGTTTGTAATTTGTAACTATGATCCTCCTGGTAACTATATTGGAGAGCGTCCCTATTAG
- the LOC133738383 gene encoding uncharacterized protein LOC133738383: MADSGANPKQRQPKKNKKKRKQSEPQESERPPKTNRTNSSENENEPQDQNFEVGKAEKPNQGGPWRNLELILSIQDRELDLHKKVELAHGFVMSRVKEEGGSSDEDNQAVNMSRLVIFVSDWIQSLLISEGKKVESGGEKHQAEVIYTYLDLRCWEIFKFCLEESLKLNVSLSFSRNLLRSICWIARSALSLLNKKIIGEGLQLYTTVLDCISLVFSSQEGFSNENLDMWIITVSSVLDLGHKFYSEALVSGNEGVFVFQFLCLVLEPFARFLRAHARKDGFRDFSNKLLEPLLHLLGLLHLQIGGSNPGWRRNLLKLVEDVLSHGLYHPLHIDGFLSLCSTEKDTTSNDGKSKDSKTINQSYHRHLFDKVEGILAAKNAFAVESIGVLFHLLIDQVKKLKRDSALTASTKMMGKSEGSRQLEDSSLGQTSMISSESRIVEKNYCSTSFNPGTRKSLHDFFVLIMEPLLLEINGFLETKLKVGPELLDIHCTLKAINNVLLVFMHEKIYVRTEDASDGASLNFLKKVYNIIISLSSDLIQLSVTHSDNFSLIANEVLSAVGYLMEIEYDVLENDLVSLWLMILSYWAIGLSLVDSPDRCSLFSKITDIGCQLIMLYSQLRQVNNTIFALCKAIRVINLHNSDGQLNYTRFVIPFHGEAYAKAVEMLLSAHEFKIAIHKAMKSIPEGQASQCIRQLTLDISESLEWMKVSCSEADEKEFSECHLSSLHSFNLEAELFGRGLSEIYALFLESLIVTTGNCNLLGVSIKELIRVIFPCMSNLVGPQQEDAVNKFLWSVAVKDSDNVIDRNKNKYMIFGVSTYWVVLFFFRLYSSCRCLYRQAAILMPPDLSRKMSAEMGDSFSSFSGRDWMEMSDWINGGFFSWIVQPSASLFSFIQSVSNIFCKGRAADSCPLTYLMHAMACERLVDLNSRIKSFEYLIEIGDNLVQVAEISSLRQEAAGLTGFMMEHLSLVSEDQQRIFISADTTNNKMVDYESDEWDFSICSVNKKSLPTALWWVVCQNIHAWCPHASKKDLKRFLSLLIHTSIPYVRSSFGVVIEHKNHEADRLKNVALHQISSQCFIDSSLYEQRFVRRYFAKRFCRALEKSTLPFISDFPSGNVKFKSSPNWPNVLSDLENSSLAISGNKLNVFDCSSASSCKGQNSQPSTIMKFAACQSLLNLLSCMPKGHLDTRSFSRYVTSILNLERIVVGGLLDYQNASYSTYYYELFRLFVSCRKALRCIITACEETVASQTSDTVLFEDLFPVSWLYKSVHMVIGLQESFSKDIYHQVHDMILALMDHTFYVFLTLNKYQSNHAVRFLEVAELNFGCAQEQRSLLNSSNYIEAWKSVNVVAKILKEQMQILLVNVKNGICNGKEEVSVDALNLNKFASIISCFSGFLWGLACVVIDTDGRNSDEKAKLSRWKLEPISELNLCIKVFEEISSLLLQMFILDDNQQSTTICHAYNLEKSGYNLDLLGAEKILPEGNDADTDMACGGLQDESAVAVTCSALSDICEDSVIGSVHRRRPRLKDANSVVTVLTAVDSFELQSLNKPLLRSMLKGDFPNAAFLLRQLLIASSAILRLNLHIKSAPMLSSLVHKFAGIMQVLLLESADASQVPHFYYFVCLDGVLKYLEELGNHFPLTNPTLSRDLFDKMVQLQLRALGKCITLQGKRATLASHETSTNTPLGERRFSEASSFSGWEYLLDEFKARLRSSFAVFIKKSTELHLQSAVQAIERALVGVREGCTVRYDICAGSEDGGKVSSIVASGIDCLDLVLEFVSGRNLIVVKKYIQRLIACMFNVILHLQSPLIFYERFTLSKDDTDPDPGTVILMCVDVLARISGKHAIYKMDVWHVAHSLRIPSALFEDFHLLKHSKCPVPNDSSTSPNNQPSDPVASVHVSGIDRQYSIGLYSACCRLLHNVVKHHKSECEGYVALLQASVRVLVYCLETLDAVVVAREGFFSWEVEEGVKCACSLRRIYEELRHQKEVFGPHCYHFLAYYIQVYSGYGPRKTGIKREIDEALRPGVYALIDVCSPDDLQRLHTSFGEGPCRNTLATLKHDYELNFQYQGKV; the protein is encoded by the exons ATGGCCGATTCTGGAGCTAACCCTAAACAGAGACAAcccaagaagaacaagaagaagagaaagcagAGCGAACCCCAAGAATCTGAAAGGCCGCCCAAAACTAACCGCACCAATTCATCAGAGAACGAGAATGAACCACAAGACCAAAACTTTGAAGTCGGAAAAGCTGAAAAACCCAATCAAGGTGGTCCATGGAGGAACCTGGAGTTAATTCTGTCAATCCAGGACAGAGAGCTTGATCTTCACAA GAAGGTGGAACTAGCTCATGGTTTTGTGATGTCGAGGGTGAAGGAAGAAGGAGGCAGCAGTGATGAGGATAATCAAGCAGTGAACATGTCACGTTTAGTAATTTTTGTCAGTGATTGGATCCAGTCATTGTTGATTTCCGAAGGAAAGAAAGTTGAGAGTGGTGGAGAGAAGCATCAAGCTGAAGTTATTTATACGTATTTGGATTTAAGATGCTGGGAGATTTTCAAATTCTGTTTGGAGGAGTCTCTGAAATTAAATGTTTCGTTAAGTTTCTCACGGAACCTTTTACGCTCTATATGTTGGATTGCAAGGAGCGCACTGTCCttattgaacaaaaaaattattggtGAAGGGTTACAATTGTACACTACTGTGCTTGATTGTATTTCTTTGGTATTTTCATCCCAAGAAGGCTTCTCAAATGAAAATTTAGACATGTGGATTATAACTGTAAGTTCAGTTCTTGACCTTGGACACAAATTTTACAGTGAAGCTCTTGTTAGTGGCAATGAGGGTGTATTTGTTTTCCAATTCTTGTGCTTGGTGCTTGAGCCATTTGCCAGGTTTTTAAGGGCTCACGCTCGGAAAGATGGATTTCGTGATTTTAGTAATAAGCTCCTTGAGCCTCTGTTGCATCTCTTGGGTCTCTTGCATCTCCAGATTGGTGGAAGTAATCCTGGTTGGAGAAGAAACTTACTGAAGCTTGTTGAAGATGTATTATCTCATGGGCTATATCACCCGCTCCACATTGATGGGTTTTTGAGCTTATGCAGTACTGAAAAAGACACCACATCCAATGATGGGAAGTCAAAAGATTCCAAAACAATCAACCAGAGTTATCATAGACATTTATTTGATAAAGTGGAAGGAATTTTAGCTGCAAAGAATGCATTTGCAGTAGAAAGCATAGGAGTATTGTTTCACTTGCTTATTGATCAAGTTAAAAAGCTAAAGAGGGATTCAGCGCTGACTGCAAGTACCAAAATGATGGGGAAGAGTGAAGGTTCAAGGCAGTTAGAAGATAGTTCATTGGGTCAAACGTCTATGATATCTTCTGAGAGTCGTATTGTTGAAAAGAATTATTGCTCAACTAGTTTCAATCCAGGAACACGAAAGTCACTTCACGATTTTTTTGTACTGATTATGGAGCCTCTTTTGCTTGAGATCAATGGCTTTCTTGAAACTAAGCTGAAAGTGGGCCCTGAATTGTTGGATATTCATTGCACACTTAAAGCTATAAATAATGTACTTTTGGTCTTTATGCATGAAAAGATTTATGTGAGAACAGAGGATGCCTCTGACGGAGCTTCTCTTAATTTCTTGAAGAAGGTTTATAATATTATCATCTCATTGTCCTCAGATTTAATTCAGTTGTCAGTTACACACTCAGATAATTTTAGTCTAATAGCAAATGAGGTACTTTCTGCTGTTGGCTATCTTATGGAAATTGAATATGATGTTCTAGAGAATGATCTAGTAAGCTTGTGGTTAATGATCCTCTCTTACTGGGCCATTGGGCTTTCTTTGGTGGATTCTCCGGATAGATGCTCATTATTCTCCAAGATAACAGATATTGGATGCCAATTAATTATGCTCTATAGTCAACTTCGCCAG GTGAATAATACTATCTTTGCATTGTGTAAAGCAATAAGGGTTATTAATTTACATAATAGCGATGGTCAACTGAACTATACTAGATTTGTCATTCCTTTTCATGGTGAAGCATATGCAAAAGCTGTGGAAATGCTATTATCTGCACATGAATTCAAAATTGCAATTCATAAAGCAATGAAGTCCATACCAGAAGGACAAGCAAGTCAATGTATTCGGCAGTTAACATTGGATATATCAGAATCTCTAGAGTGGATGAAAGTTAGTTGTTCGGAGGCTGATGAAAAAGAATTTTCTGAATGCCATCTAAGTAGCTTACACAGTTTTAATCTGGAAGCTGAACTTTTTGGGAGAGGGTTGTCAGAAATATATGCATTATTCCTAGAGTCATTGATTGTCACAACTGGAAACTGTAACCTTCTTGGCGTCTCTATAAAGGAATTAATTAGAGTGATTTTCCCTTGCATGAGCAATCTGGTTGGACCACAGCAGGAGGATGCTGTAAACAAATTCCTATGGTCTGTCGCGGTAAAAGATTCTGACAATGTGATCgatagaaacaaaaacaaatatatgATATTTGGAGTCTCCACTTATTGGGTAGTTTTGTTCTTCTTTCGATTGTATAGCTCCTGCCGATGCTTATATAGGCAAGCAGCAATCCTTATGCCTCCAGATTTATCAAGAAAGATGTCTGCAGAAATGGGAGATTCCTTCTCTTCATTCTCTGGCAGGGATTGGATGGAAATGTCTGATTGGATCAATGGGGGATTTTTCTCTTGGATTGTACAACCTTCAGCTtctctgttttcttttattcaatCTGTTTCAAACATCTTTTGTAAGGGCCGTGCAGCTGATTCTTGTCCTTTAACTTATCTAATGCATGCTATGGCTTGTGAAAGGCTTGTAGATTTGAATAGTCGTATAAAGTCTtttgaatatttgattgaaATTGGTGACAATCTGGTGCAAGTTGCGGAGATCTCTTCTTTGAGGCAAGAGGCAGCAGGACTCACGGGATTTATGATGGAGCACCTCTCATTAGTGTCTGAAGATCAACAGCGAATATTCATTTCTGCTGATACGACTAATAATAAGATGGTTGACTATGAAAGTGATGAATGGGATTTCAGTATTTGCTCTGTGAACAAGAAGTCATTGCCAACTGCACTTTGGTGGGTTGTTTGCCAAAATATTCATGCATGGTGCCCTCATGCCTCTAAAAAGGATTTGAAGAGattcctttctcttttaatCCATACTTCAATTCCCTATGTAAGAAGCAGCTTTGGAGTGGTTATAGAGCACAAGAACCATGAAGCTGACAGGCTGAAGAATGTGGCATTGCATCAAATCTCATCACAGTGCTTTATTGATTCCAGTCTGTATGAGCAAAGA TTTGTCCGCAGGTATTTTGCAAAGAGGTTCTGCCGTGCATTGGAGAAATCTACATTACCATTCATCAGCGACTTTCCATCCGGCAATGTTAAATTCAAATCATCACCTAATTGGCCAAATGTCTTAAGTGATTTAGAGAACTCATCATTGGCTATTTCCGGCAATAAACTCAATGTATTTGATTGTTCCTCAGCCTCAAGTTGCAAGGGACAAAACTCCCAACCATCTACCATCATGAAATTTGCAGCTTGTCAGAGTTTGCTTAATCTTTTGAGTTGCATGCCAAAAGGTCATTTGGACACGAGATCATTTTCACGTTATGTGACTTCTATTCTGAACCTCGAAAG GATTGTTGTTGGCGGCTTATTAGATTATCAGAATGCTTCATACTCAACTTATTATTATGAGCTCTTCAGATTGTTTGTGTCCTGTCGGAAGGCCTTAAGATGTATAATTACTGCTTGTGAGGAGACAGTAGCCAGTCAAACCTCAGACACTGTACTCTTTGAGGATTTATTTCCAGTTTCATGGCTTTACAAGTCAGTGCATATGGTTATTGGGCTTCAAGAATCATTCTCAAAAGATATTTATCATCAAGTTCATGATATGATCTTGGCGTTAATGGATCACACGTTTTATGTGTTTCTGACATTAAATAAATATCAATCCAATCATGCTGTTCGTTTCCTTGAGGTTGCTGAGCTGAATTTTGGATGTGCCCAAGAACAGAGAAGTTTATTGAATTCGTCCAATTATATTGAAGCCTGGAAAAGTGTAAACGTTGTTGCTAAGATTTTGAAGGAACAGATGCAGATCTTACTTGTAAATGTGAAGAATGGCATTTGTAATGGAAAAGAGGAAGTTTCTGTTGATGCTTTAAATTTGAACAAGTTTGCTTCCATAATTTCGTGTTTTAGTGGGTTTTTATGGGGCCTAGCATGCGTTGTGATCGACACAGATGGGAGAAATAGTGATGAGAAAGCTAAGTTGTCAAGGTGGAAACTTGAACCAATCTCCGAACTCAACCTCTGTATAAAGGTTTTTGAAGAAATTTCTAGTCTTCTACTACAAATGTTTATTCTTGACGATAATCAGCAATCCACAACTATATGTCATGCCTATAATCTTGAGAAGTCAGGCTACAATTTAGATTTGTTGGGTGCAGAGAAGATTTTGCCGGAAGGCAATGATGCTGACACTGATATGGCATGTGGTGGACTGCAGGATGAATCTGCAGTTGCAGTGACGTGCTCAGCATTATCTGACATCTGTGAAGACTCTGTAATTGGTAGTGTTCATAGAAGAAGACCGCGCTTGAAAGATGCAAATAGTGTTGTTACTGTTCTCACTGCTGTTGATTCATTTGAACTGCAATCTTTAAATAAGCCTTTGTTGAGAAGCATGCTAAAAGGTGATTTCCCCAACGCAGCATTCTTACTGAGGCAGTTGTTAATCGCCTCTTCTGCTATTTTAAGGCTAAATTTGCATATTAAGAGCGCTCCCATGTTGTCAAGCTTGGTGCATAAGTTTGCTGGCATTATGCAAGTCTTGTTATTGGAATCAGCGGACGCAAGTCAGGTGCCACACTTCTATTATTTTGTGTGTTTAGATGGTGTTCTGAAGTATCTGGAAGAATTAGGGAATCATTTTCCTTTGACTAATCCTACCTTATCCAGAGATTTGTTTGACAAGATGGTTCAGCTACAGTTACGGGCTCTAGGGAAATGCATAACTTTACAAGGGAAAAGAGCAACTCTTGCATCTCATGAAACAAGCACCAACACACCCTTAGGAGAAAGGAGATTTTCTGAAGCATCATCTTTTTCTGGCTGGGAATATTTATTGGATGAATTCAAAGCTAGGTTGAGGTCATCATTTGCAGTGTTCATAAAGAAATCAACAGAGTTGCATCTCCAATCTGCAGTTCAAGCTATCGAAAGAGCCCTAGTTGGTGTACGGGAAGGGTGCACAGTGAGGTATGACATATGTGCTGGAAGTGAAGATGGAGGAAAGGTTTCTTCAATTGTTGCATCTGGCATTGATTGcttggatttggttttggaatTTGTTTCAG GACGCAATTTGATTGTGGTTAAAAAATACATTCAGAGGTTAATTGCCTGCATGTTCAATGTTATTCTGCATCTGCAGAGTCCACTAATCTTCTATGAGAGATTCACTCTGAGTAAAGATGATACTGATCCAGATCCAGGAACAGTCATTCTTATGTGTGTTGATGTACTGGCAAGAATTTCTGGCAAGCATGCAATATACAAAATGGATGTCTGGCATGTAGCACACTCGTTACGTATACCTTCAGCACTTTTTGAAGATTTCCATCTGTTAAAACATTCTAAATGTCCTGTTCCAAAtgattcttcaacaagtccAAATAACCAACCATCCGACCCTGTAGCAAGTGTACATGTCTCTGGCATAGATAGGCAATACTCAATCGGCCTATATTCTGCTTGCTGCCGATTATTGCATAATGTTGTGAAGCATCACAAAAG TGAATGCGAGGGGTATGTTGCTCTACTTCAAGCTTCTGTTCGTGTTCTTGTTTATTGTTTGGAGACATTGGATGCTGTTGTGGTAGCCAGGGAAGGCTTCTTTTCATGGGAAGTAGAAGAAGGAGTCAAATGTGCATGTTCTCTCAGAAGGATTTATGAAGAG CTAAGACATCAAAAAGAGGTCTTTGGTCCACACTGTTACCACTTTTTAGCTTATTACATACAGGTTTATTCAGGATATGGCCCCCGCAAAACAGGCATCAAAAG GGAAATAGATGAAGCTCTAAGACCAGGTGTATATGCGCTGATAGATGTTTGCTCACCTGATGATCTTCAACGTCTTCATACCTCATTTGGAG AGGGTCCTTGCAGAAACACTTTGGCAACCTTGAAGCACGATTACGAACTCAATTTCCAGTACCAGGGAAAAGTCTAA